A region of Maridesulfovibrio sp. DNA encodes the following proteins:
- a CDS encoding bifunctional nuclease family protein — translation MVEMQVYGLAVENDTETPVLVLKSEELGVVLPIWIGAMEAMAISMVLNEVSFPRPMTHDLLLSTIATFGGEIVSVDIVDIEKGTFYAEIMVRREGEMVAIDSRPSDAVALAVRAGCPVRVSNKVLDVAGTKDIEEKMEKKSGWEDELEGLSPDDFKYKM, via the coding sequence ATGGTAGAAATGCAGGTTTACGGTCTGGCGGTGGAGAACGATACCGAGACTCCGGTTCTGGTCCTGAAAAGTGAAGAGCTGGGCGTAGTTCTGCCCATCTGGATCGGAGCCATGGAAGCCATGGCAATTTCGATGGTGCTTAACGAGGTCTCATTTCCCCGGCCCATGACTCATGATCTGCTGCTCAGCACCATTGCTACATTCGGCGGTGAAATTGTTTCCGTTGATATCGTTGATATTGAAAAAGGCACTTTTTACGCTGAAATAATGGTCCGCCGTGAAGGTGAAATGGTGGCAATTGATTCTCGTCCATCCGATGCCGTGGCCCTTGCTGTGCGTGCGGGCTGTCCTGTGCGGGTATCCAACAAGGTTCTTGATGTGGCCGGAACAAAGGACATTGAGGAAAAGATGGAAAAAAAATCCGGTTGGGAAGACGAGCTGGAAGGCCTTTCTCCCGATGACTTTAAATATAAGATGTAA
- a CDS encoding TonB family protein — MKILGLFISLLLHAGLVILVLTWSSSPPVRISLDMPVYKVDLVSLAPLPSAPAVKKAPAKTTPKLSKPNAVAIPDAKPKAVPKAKPETAKTTAPKAAPKPAPKPKAKPKPETKKISSKKVETTTKKKPEKKVEQPVKKTEPPKKAETKVAAKTPSKKEQKKPEVSAEDALAADLASLTKLVEKQEKAERQAVASDLASLTESAKATAVTGSADGTAGASGLVQVYASIVMEAVRKNWRYPVFGQKDNLVAQIQIQLKSNGEISNIKLLNSSGNADFDDSVMTALRDTEVLPEPPGNSIRTIVVNFNLHDLDQ, encoded by the coding sequence ATGAAAATCCTCGGCCTTTTCATATCTTTACTGCTCCATGCCGGTCTGGTAATTCTGGTTCTGACGTGGTCAAGTTCACCACCGGTGAGAATCTCACTTGATATGCCTGTTTACAAGGTTGATCTGGTCAGCCTTGCTCCTTTGCCTTCTGCACCTGCTGTCAAAAAAGCTCCTGCCAAGACAACTCCGAAACTTTCTAAACCCAACGCTGTTGCTATTCCAGATGCCAAACCAAAAGCGGTACCCAAGGCCAAGCCAGAAACAGCTAAAACTACTGCTCCAAAGGCAGCTCCCAAGCCTGCTCCCAAGCCGAAAGCCAAACCAAAACCGGAAACCAAGAAAATTTCATCCAAAAAAGTAGAGACTACAACAAAGAAAAAGCCGGAAAAAAAGGTCGAGCAACCGGTCAAAAAGACGGAACCACCGAAAAAGGCAGAGACAAAAGTTGCGGCAAAGACACCTTCTAAAAAAGAGCAAAAGAAACCTGAAGTTTCGGCAGAGGACGCTCTGGCTGCCGACCTAGCCTCCCTTACAAAGCTGGTGGAAAAACAGGAAAAGGCAGAAAGGCAGGCTGTTGCCAGTGATCTGGCATCTCTCACCGAGAGTGCTAAAGCAACAGCTGTAACCGGATCGGCAGATGGTACTGCCGGTGCTTCCGGGTTGGTTCAGGTTTATGCTTCCATTGTTATGGAGGCGGTGCGAAAAAACTGGCGCTATCCTGTTTTCGGACAGAAAGATAATCTGGTTGCCCAGATACAGATTCAGTTGAAATCAAACGGTGAAATCAGCAACATAAAGCTGCTGAATTCGTCAGGCAATGCTGATTTTGATGACTCGGTAATGACCGCATTGCGTGATACCGAAGTGCTTCCCGAGCCTCCGGGAAATTCTATCAGAACCATTGTTGTTAACTTTAACCTGCACGATCTCGATCAGTAG
- the rsfS gene encoding ribosome silencing factor: MKTKEKKFKQIDTKDKVQLVAEWLDEKQASDVSAVDVQGICPIAEVVMVAGAKGVRHAQALADFVLEQLSKENIEYLGMEGYKTGDWILLDLNDIIVHIFQEDNRGFYNVEGLWSEGTRIDLNLKPQD; this comes from the coding sequence ATGAAAACTAAAGAAAAGAAATTTAAACAGATCGATACTAAGGATAAAGTTCAGCTTGTTGCTGAATGGTTGGACGAAAAACAGGCCAGTGACGTTTCTGCTGTAGATGTACAGGGAATATGCCCCATTGCCGAAGTTGTGATGGTAGCCGGGGCAAAAGGTGTGCGCCATGCTCAGGCTCTGGCTGATTTTGTTCTGGAACAGCTTTCCAAGGAAAATATCGAATATCTCGGTATGGAAGGTTACAAGACCGGGGACTGGATTCTGCTCGATCTGAATGATATTATCGTACACATTTTTCAGGAAGATAATCGCGGTTTTTATAACGTGGAAGGTCTCTGGTCAGAAGGTACCAGGATTGATTTAAATCTTAAGCCGCAGGATTAA
- a CDS encoding NAD-dependent deacylase, which translates to MDKLGPGIEQATKLIKKARCAVALTGAGISVASGIPDFRSPGGLWSKYDPEKVASIRALKADPVTVWKFLLETDAMLKKAEPNAGHKGLAELEKCDHIQGVITQNIDGLHQRAGSVNVIEFHGNCSEFYCMECFSSYPAEQIHKDMELPVRCPQCSGVIRPDLVFFGEQIPSEAYKAAFELADQSDLVIVTGTSGGVVPASLIPPRIQEAGGLIIEINKAPSAYSSFSDVFIQGAAEDVLPAIVQSLS; encoded by the coding sequence ATGGATAAATTAGGACCCGGAATAGAGCAGGCAACAAAGCTGATTAAAAAAGCACGTTGTGCCGTCGCTTTGACCGGGGCGGGAATCTCCGTTGCCAGCGGAATACCGGATTTCCGCAGTCCTGGCGGACTGTGGTCCAAATACGATCCTGAGAAGGTCGCATCTATCCGGGCTTTGAAAGCCGATCCGGTTACTGTCTGGAAGTTTCTGCTGGAAACTGATGCCATGCTTAAAAAAGCTGAACCTAATGCCGGGCATAAGGGGTTGGCAGAGCTGGAAAAATGCGATCATATACAAGGTGTTATAACCCAGAATATCGATGGGCTTCACCAGCGGGCAGGATCGGTGAATGTAATTGAATTTCATGGTAATTGCAGCGAATTTTACTGCATGGAGTGCTTCTCCTCATACCCAGCAGAGCAGATACACAAAGATATGGAACTCCCGGTCAGGTGTCCGCAATGTTCAGGGGTTATCAGGCCGGATCTGGTTTTCTTCGGAGAGCAGATTCCGTCTGAAGCTTACAAGGCGGCTTTCGAGCTTGCCGACCAGTCCGATCTGGTGATTGTTACCGGAACCTCCGGGGGTGTTGTCCCTGCCAGCTTGATTCCACCGAGAATACAGGAGGCCGGGGGATTAATTATTGAGATAAATAAGGCTCCGTCCGCCTACTCATCGTTTAGCGATGTTTTTATTCAGGGCGCGGCGGAAGATGTTCTGCCTGCCATTGTGCAGAGCTTAAGCTGA
- a CDS encoding MotA/TolQ/ExbB proton channel family protein produces MDFLPQGGIIAMLDQATIVVKGVLCLLAAMSLWSWTIIFWKLISFGRARTLILKGNKIMEEADSLSSGLTEISKTESSPLNRIGTAAVKEYRVLEKSAVSASHKRRLIKDTLRRILRRKVSSEMKKLTSSLSFLATCANGAPFIGLFGTVWGIMNSFHSIGAAKSAALAAVAPGISEALVATAIGLAVAIPATIFYNFFLGVLNGIETELVNFAGTFLNRVEREVAWVEPSGKNSSEE; encoded by the coding sequence ATGGATTTCTTACCCCAGGGCGGAATTATCGCTATGCTCGATCAGGCCACCATTGTAGTCAAAGGTGTACTTTGTCTGCTGGCAGCCATGTCTCTCTGGAGCTGGACAATTATTTTTTGGAAGTTGATTTCGTTTGGCCGGGCGCGGACTCTTATTCTTAAGGGTAATAAAATTATGGAAGAAGCAGATTCTCTTTCTTCCGGACTTACTGAGATCAGCAAGACTGAAAGCTCGCCACTTAATCGCATCGGAACCGCAGCAGTTAAGGAATATCGTGTTCTGGAAAAATCTGCGGTCAGTGCCAGCCACAAGCGCAGGTTGATCAAGGATACCCTGCGCAGGATTCTGCGCCGCAAAGTCAGCTCGGAAATGAAAAAGCTTACCTCATCCCTTTCTTTTCTGGCAACCTGTGCCAACGGTGCTCCGTTCATAGGCCTGTTCGGTACCGTTTGGGGGATCATGAATTCTTTTCATTCCATCGGTGCTGCCAAGTCCGCCGCACTGGCTGCGGTCGCACCCGGTATTTCCGAAGCTCTGGTCGCCACAGCTATCGGCTTGGCTGTAGCTATCCCGGCAACCATTTTTTATAACTTTTTTCTCGGAGTACTGAACGGAATCGAGACCGAGCTGGTCAACTTCGCAGGCACTTTTCTCAACCGTGTTGAGCGCGAAGTCGCATGGGTCGAGCCTTCCGGGAAAAATTCATCAGAGGAGTAG
- a CDS encoding histidinol phosphate phosphatase domain-containing protein: MIDLHTHTVFSDGELIPAELARRAKVAGYRALAMTDHGDSSNIDIILENICRFAKKHGHYFDIDVFAGVELTHVPPGLISEMTEYARNAGAQIVVCHGETIVEPVAEGTNLAAIEARVDVLAHPGLITDVEVKLAAEYGVCLEITTRKGHSLTNGHVANLARKHGAKLVINNDAHAPGDLVGLEMRRKIALGAGLSIEEYAQAEENSRELVQKIMKRS; the protein is encoded by the coding sequence ATGATAGATTTACATACCCACACAGTTTTCAGTGACGGGGAGCTCATTCCGGCTGAACTGGCCCGACGGGCCAAAGTTGCCGGTTACCGGGCTCTGGCCATGACCGACCATGGCGACTCCAGTAACATTGATATAATTCTCGAAAATATTTGCAGATTTGCAAAGAAACACGGTCATTATTTTGATATTGATGTCTTTGCCGGAGTGGAATTAACCCACGTCCCTCCGGGGCTGATCAGTGAGATGACTGAATATGCCCGTAATGCCGGAGCGCAGATTGTGGTCTGCCACGGTGAAACTATTGTAGAGCCTGTGGCGGAGGGTACAAACCTCGCTGCGATTGAGGCCAGGGTGGATGTTTTGGCCCATCCCGGTTTGATTACCGATGTGGAAGTAAAACTGGCTGCCGAGTACGGAGTCTGTCTGGAAATTACCACCCGCAAGGGTCACAGCCTGACCAACGGGCATGTGGCAAATCTTGCCCGTAAACACGGGGCCAAGCTGGTCATAAATAATGATGCCCATGCTCCCGGTGATCTGGTGGGACTTGAAATGCGCCGCAAGATCGCCCTCGGTGCGGGGCTCAGTATTGAAGAGTACGCGCAGGCTGAGGAAAACTCCCGCGAACTGGTCCAGAAAATTATGAAGCGGTCTTAG
- the gpmI gene encoding 2,3-bisphosphoglycerate-independent phosphoglycerate mutase → MSEQTGAPTVLLILDGWGIAPEGKGNAVKLANTPVLDGLMESCPRTQLKCSGRAVGLPDGFMGNSEVGHTNIGAGRVVYQDMTRIDIAIEKDELAANKTISKLMADVKAAGGRLHYMGLLSDGGVHSHINHLYSLIEVAKDAGVKEIFVHAFMDGRDTSPTSGKDYMQKLVDKMAEIGAGKVASISGRYYSMDRDKHYERNELSYKALVLGEGQEVADSVKGVEDAYAAGETDEFIKPRLLSGVDGTLKDGDGVFFFNFRADRARQLCRVLAVKDFSEFDRPKAPEFSGFVTMTQYESDFTFPNAFPPLNISNPIGEVVADKGLKQLRIAETEKYAHVTYFMNGGREEPFEGEDRILVPSPREVATYDLKPQMSAEEVTDKLIDALPNYPLCICNLANLDMVGHSGIIPAAIKACETVDTCVGRIVEAVKAQGGAIFLTADHGNAEEMIDANGGPQTAHSLNNVPLVFIGGAFEGKTPAEGALCDIAPTILNLMGISVPAEMTGKDLLKG, encoded by the coding sequence ATGTCTGAGCAAACCGGTGCTCCTACTGTCCTGCTTATTCTGGATGGATGGGGAATTGCCCCTGAAGGTAAAGGTAACGCAGTTAAACTTGCCAACACTCCCGTTCTGGATGGGTTGATGGAAAGCTGTCCCCGGACCCAGCTCAAATGCTCCGGTCGCGCGGTCGGCCTTCCTGACGGATTCATGGGCAACTCCGAGGTCGGCCATACCAATATCGGAGCAGGCCGTGTTGTTTATCAGGACATGACTCGTATCGACATTGCAATTGAGAAAGACGAGTTGGCTGCCAACAAGACGATCAGCAAGCTTATGGCTGATGTCAAAGCTGCGGGCGGGCGTCTGCATTACATGGGCCTGCTTTCAGACGGCGGCGTGCATTCCCACATCAATCATCTTTATTCCTTGATTGAAGTGGCCAAGGATGCCGGGGTCAAGGAAATTTTTGTTCACGCTTTCATGGATGGACGTGATACCTCTCCCACCAGCGGCAAAGACTATATGCAGAAGCTGGTGGATAAGATGGCTGAAATCGGAGCCGGTAAAGTTGCTTCCATTTCCGGTCGGTATTACTCCATGGATCGCGATAAGCACTATGAGCGTAACGAACTTTCCTACAAGGCTTTGGTTCTCGGTGAAGGGCAGGAAGTTGCAGACTCGGTCAAGGGCGTTGAAGATGCCTACGCCGCCGGTGAAACCGATGAATTCATTAAGCCTCGCTTGCTTTCCGGTGTAGACGGAACGTTAAAAGATGGTGACGGTGTGTTCTTTTTTAACTTCCGTGCAGACCGTGCCCGCCAGCTTTGCCGGGTGCTTGCTGTGAAGGATTTCAGTGAGTTCGATCGTCCCAAGGCGCCTGAGTTCAGCGGCTTTGTAACTATGACCCAGTATGAGTCTGATTTTACTTTTCCCAATGCATTTCCTCCGCTGAACATCAGCAACCCCATCGGGGAAGTTGTAGCGGATAAAGGGTTGAAGCAGTTGCGTATTGCAGAAACCGAGAAATATGCCCACGTGACATATTTCATGAACGGCGGACGCGAAGAACCTTTTGAAGGCGAGGATCGTATTCTTGTGCCTTCCCCGCGTGAAGTTGCTACTTACGATCTCAAGCCGCAGATGAGTGCTGAGGAAGTAACTGACAAACTCATTGATGCTTTGCCGAACTATCCGCTGTGCATCTGCAACCTCGCCAACCTTGACATGGTCGGGCATTCTGGAATCATCCCGGCAGCAATCAAGGCCTGCGAGACCGTTGACACATGTGTCGGCAGAATTGTAGAAGCAGTGAAAGCGCAGGGGGGAGCCATTTTCCTTACTGCCGACCACGGTAATGCTGAGGAAATGATTGATGCCAACGGCGGACCGCAGACCGCACACAGCCTGAACAATGTTCCGCTGGTCTTCATCGGTGGCGCATTTGAAGGCAAGACTCCTGCTGAAGGCGCTCTTTGCGACATAGCACCCACAATTCTAAATCTCATGGGCATTTCCGTTCCCGCAGAAATGACCGGTAAAGACCTTTTAAAAGGATAA
- the miaB gene encoding tRNA (N6-isopentenyl adenosine(37)-C2)-methylthiotransferase MiaB, whose product MKFTVLTFGCQMNVHDSDWLIRAMESRGWTAVSESEADIFIINTCSVREKPEQKVYSVLGRLAPLCKKPGSFVAVGGCVAQQIGEGFLEKFPHVRLVFGSDGIAQAPDALEDLAANHEKRLVLNDFLKDYPEREGGEVQPNLDLIPPGIGTIPGQAFVNIMQGCDNFCAYCIVPYTRGRQKSRESEAVVKECRHLVNSGIREITLLGQNVNSFGMDKKGEDISFAQLLYKISAIEGLERIRFTTSHPKDIAPEVIKAFGELPNLCPSLHLPVQSGSDNILKKMGRKYDRERYLGIVEGLKKACPDISLTTDLIVGFPGETDEDFEQTMDMLERVRYESSFSFKYSDRPGVAAVKMKPKVPEDVAQARLARLQERQNRITRESLEALIGRDTVVLLERPSKRQETGGMSWRGKDPGGRVVNVYFAGYGEEQKLGGKLVKVKITEAKNHSLVGAKVGEPW is encoded by the coding sequence ATGAAATTTACAGTACTAACATTCGGATGTCAGATGAACGTTCACGATTCAGACTGGCTGATCCGGGCCATGGAGAGCCGTGGTTGGACAGCTGTTTCTGAATCTGAAGCAGATATATTTATTATTAACACCTGTTCCGTGCGCGAAAAGCCGGAACAGAAAGTCTACAGCGTACTGGGCAGGTTGGCCCCGCTGTGTAAAAAACCGGGCAGCTTCGTTGCTGTCGGCGGTTGCGTCGCGCAGCAGATCGGTGAGGGCTTTCTCGAGAAATTTCCGCACGTGCGTCTTGTTTTCGGCAGTGACGGCATCGCGCAGGCTCCGGACGCTCTGGAAGATCTTGCTGCAAACCATGAAAAGCGTCTCGTTCTTAATGATTTCCTCAAAGATTACCCCGAACGGGAGGGGGGAGAAGTTCAGCCCAATCTTGATCTGATTCCGCCCGGCATCGGCACCATCCCCGGTCAGGCCTTTGTGAATATCATGCAGGGCTGTGATAACTTCTGCGCTTACTGCATTGTCCCTTATACCCGTGGTCGGCAAAAATCTCGCGAATCCGAAGCGGTGGTCAAAGAATGCCGGCATCTTGTAAATTCCGGCATTCGCGAGATTACCCTGCTTGGCCAGAATGTGAATAGTTTTGGTATGGACAAGAAGGGTGAAGACATCAGTTTCGCGCAGCTTCTTTATAAAATTTCCGCAATAGAGGGATTGGAACGTATCCGTTTCACCACATCCCATCCAAAGGACATTGCCCCGGAAGTGATTAAGGCTTTTGGCGAATTGCCTAATCTGTGCCCCAGCCTGCATCTGCCGGTTCAGTCCGGTTCGGATAATATTTTGAAGAAAATGGGCCGCAAATATGATCGCGAGCGTTATCTTGGAATAGTTGAAGGGCTAAAAAAAGCCTGTCCTGATATTTCACTGACTACGGATTTGATTGTCGGTTTCCCCGGTGAGACGGACGAGGATTTCGAACAGACCATGGATATGCTGGAAAGGGTGCGCTATGAGAGCAGCTTTTCTTTTAAATATTCCGACCGTCCGGGCGTTGCGGCTGTTAAAATGAAACCGAAAGTTCCTGAAGATGTTGCGCAGGCAAGACTTGCCCGCTTGCAGGAAAGGCAAAACCGTATTACTAGAGAAAGTCTAGAGGCTTTAATCGGTCGTGATACCGTGGTTCTGCTGGAACGGCCCAGTAAAAGACAGGAGACTGGCGGCATGTCCTGGAGGGGTAAAGATCCCGGAGGACGGGTGGTCAATGTTTACTTTGCAGGTTATGGTGAAGAGCAGAAGCTCGGAGGCAAACTGGTCAAGGTGAAGATCACTGAAGCCAAGAATCACTCCCTTGTGGGTGCGAAGGTAGGAGAACCATGGTAG
- the tolR gene encoding protein TolR, whose amino-acid sequence MGVSTNNRGMLAEINVTPFVDVMLVLLIIFMVTAPLMTQGVEVDLPQTRTVRSLPQDNEHLVLSISDKGEIFLDEYKVGFDELQGHLEKLVKKQNKMLFLRADKNVAYGEVVKVMGEIKAAGIDRLGVVAEPVEKKKKK is encoded by the coding sequence ATGGGTGTTTCCACCAATAACCGGGGCATGCTGGCCGAAATCAACGTGACTCCTTTTGTGGATGTCATGCTGGTGCTTCTGATTATCTTTATGGTAACGGCTCCGCTGATGACTCAAGGGGTTGAGGTTGATCTTCCGCAGACCCGTACCGTGCGTTCCCTGCCGCAGGATAATGAGCACCTTGTGCTCTCAATAAGCGATAAGGGTGAAATCTTTCTTGATGAGTACAAGGTCGGATTTGACGAATTGCAGGGCCATCTTGAAAAGCTGGTTAAAAAGCAGAATAAGATGCTTTTCCTGCGCGCAGACAAGAATGTGGCTTACGGCGAAGTGGTTAAAGTCATGGGTGAAATCAAGGCTGCCGGAATCGACAGGCTGGGCGTAGTTGCCGAACCTGTGGAAAAAAAGAAAAAGAAATAG